In one Lolium rigidum isolate FL_2022 chromosome 3, APGP_CSIRO_Lrig_0.1, whole genome shotgun sequence genomic region, the following are encoded:
- the LOC124697556 gene encoding uncharacterized protein LOC124697556: MHDDDNFGVPKPFPPSRPPPSSVPSNAASRQPPAASDMGEGPQKPPGGQRVIPCDVEPAPRACSGLHMLALATILVLWGLKFLPATHFCHPAGPGRNWIPLNTSRHPADVPHHVGSVDIFSWISCMDLRTLAVLTNSTLSSSSNPHDLSFTFLIPEGDSDQLPFYKIKSVLPHSIVTVTSQKKIKDKLNVATPKGNFLWSFRNELSPIIIATQFSRKRHVYISADSIVKGNIEDLVRVDLGSYAIGAAEDCSKRLGDYISMDVLHAVQRTAPKGLVYTEPFDKDTCLLDFDVLIVEPRNLKRNLVDSITFWAKAVNLASHRDGIRLAITLAFYNDYLNLPTNWKRANDNTDILYYDGPKSVCSKGANLHQEKGSGKAWQQYLSQKSDAALST, from the exons ATGCACGACGACGACAACTTCGGAGTTCCAAAACCATTCCCACCATCTCGCCCGCCTCCCTCCTCTGTACCCTCCAACGCCgccagccgccagccgccagccgccagcgaCATGGGCGAGGGACCGCAGAAGCCTCCGGGCGGGCAGCGCGTCATCCCCTGCGACGTCGAGCCGGCGCCGCGGGCCTGCTCGGGGCTGCATATGCTGGCTCTTGCCACCATCCTCGTGCTCTGGGGCCTCAAGTTCCTGCCGGCCACCCACTTCTGCCACCCCGCCGGCCCCGGCCGCAACTGGATCCCCTTGAACACCTCGCGCCACCCCGCG GATGTGCCGCACCACGTTGGAAGTGTGGATATCTTCTCTTGGATAAGCTGCATGGATCTTCGTACGCTTGCTGTGCTGACAAACTCCACACTGTCTAGCTCAAG TAATCCACATGATCTATCCTTCACTTTCTTGATACCAGAAGGAGACAGTGATCAATTGCCCTTCTACAAGATAAAATCAGTACTACCTCATTCAATCGTTACCGTTACTAG TCAAAAGAAAATCAAGGATAAGCTAAATGTTGCCACTCCAAAGGGAAACTTCTTATGGTCATTCCGCAATGAGCTGTCACCAATCATTATCGCAACTCAGTTCTCACGAAAGAGACATGTTTATATCTCAGCAGACTCAATTGTAAAG GGAAATATTGAAGACCTTGTCCGCGTTGATTTAGGCAGTTATGCCATTGGTGCTGCTGAAGATTGTAGCAAGCGCCTTGGTGATTACATCAGTATGGATGTTCTGCATGCTGTTCAAAGAACAGCTCCAAAAGGTTTGGTCTATACTGAACCTTTTGACAAGGACACGTGCTTACTTGACTTTGATGTGCTTATTGTGGAGCCACGCAATCTGAAGAGGAATCTGGTTGACTCTATCACGTTCTGGGCCAAGGCTGTCAACCTAGCTAGTCATAG GGATGGCATTAGGTTAGCAATTACTCTGGCCTTCTATAACGATTATCTGAACCTCCCTACCAACTGGAAGCGCGCAAATGATAACACGGACATTCTCTACTACGACGGACCCAAGAGTGTTTGCTCTAAAGGCGCCAATCTGCATCAAGAAAAAGGCTCCGGCAAGGCCTGGCAACAGTACCTTAGTCAGAAGTCTGACGCGGCACTGAGCACCTGA